Sequence from the Sphingobacteriaceae bacterium GW460-11-11-14-LB5 genome:
ATTTATGGGCAGCTACGTATCTCATGAAGAACGTTCCAGCGAATCTGCCAACCATAAAAGCCAGGCCTGCTGCACCGGCATACCATTTTGCTGCATCCTGACTGATACCAGCCGATGAGGTGACGAAACTGATAAATAAACTCAATACACAAACCTGTGCGCCTACATAAAAGAATTGCCCAATAATGGCCCAGCGTAAATGGCTATGGCCTAATACATGACTAAAACTGCTTTTTTCCTGGGCATTTTCTTCTTCCTTAATATCAGGCAGCTTGGTGAAAATAAACAGGATGGCTACCACAATAATCAGAATGCCTAAAATTAAATAAGGTGCTTTTACCGTCGAGGCCTCTTCAAGCATATAAGCCTGTTTTTCTAAAGGCAACATTTTCGCCAACTGGGCATCGGTATATTTTACTTCTGTAAAAATAAATTTACCACCGAGTACGGGGGCTAAGAATGCCGCTAATCCATTAAATGACTGAGAGAAGTTTAATCGTTGGGTAGCGGTTTCCGGTGGCCCTAACACGGTAACATAAGGATTTGCCGCGGTTTCTAAAAAGGTTAAACCACAGGCGATAATAAAAAGTGCGCCTAAGAAAAATATATACTGTGCGGTATTTGCTGCGGGTATAAATAATAAACAGCCGATGGCGAACAAAACAAGGCCCAGTATAATACCGCTTTTATAGCCGTACTTGCGCATAATATAGCCTGCAGGCAGTGCCAGTAAAAAATAAGCGATAAAAACAGATGAATCGACCAGGGTAGATTCGAAAACGTTTAACTGGAAAGCTTTGCGCAAATGCGGAATTAATACCGGATCGAGGTTATGGACAAAGCCCCAGAAGAAAAACAGGCTGGTGACCAAAATTAATGGGAATAAGTATCCCTTGCCGTTTTTTGGCGTATCGGATACCTGAAAGTTTGTTGATGGTGTGTGGCTCATATGATGTTTGGTTATAAATGGTTAAGCAGGTTCTGCCAAGATAAAAATAGTTAAACTTCTGGCTCCGTGGGCACAATGATCAATTTAAACCAGGTTTTTCCAGCAATGCTAAGCTTGCAAAGGCAACTTTAGGATACAACTGGTCTATATTATAAGGAATAAATAATCCAACTTTCATAAAATGTTTTTAGTGAGTTGTTGCTTTACAAATTAAGCCGTTAAGCGTTAATAAAAATTTAACTTTATTACCTAATTATTAAATGATATTGGCTCAATTTTTTACATTGCAAAATAATTTTGCATATTAGATTGATTTTTTAAGATTTTATGA
This genomic interval carries:
- a CDS encoding L-fucose:H+ symporter permease, whose translation is MSHTPSTNFQVSDTPKNGKGYLFPLILVTSLFFFWGFVHNLDPVLIPHLRKAFQLNVFESTLVDSSVFIAYFLLALPAGYIMRKYGYKSGIILGLVLFAIGCLLFIPAANTAQYIFFLGALFIIACGLTFLETAANPYVTVLGPPETATQRLNFSQSFNGLAAFLAPVLGGKFIFTEVKYTDAQLAKMLPLEKQAYMLEEASTVKAPYLILGILIIVVAILFIFTKLPDIKEEENAQEKSSFSHVLGHSHLRWAIIGQFFYVGAQVCVLSLFISFVTSSAGISQDAAKWYAGAAGLAFMVGRFAGTFFMRYVAAHKLLMLYALISAVLTLVSIFASGMITVYALIGVSFFMSIMFPTIFSLGIAGLGKDTKLGSSLIVMSIVGGAFLPPVLGLISDATHNIQYGYLVPFVCFLVVFYFGWKGWKPNHIEKEISLEV